A portion of the Oncorhynchus masou masou isolate Uvic2021 chromosome 11, UVic_Omas_1.1, whole genome shotgun sequence genome contains these proteins:
- the LOC135548806 gene encoding NEDD4 family-interacting protein 1-like: protein MAEPCARYQQLPNEEEPEEALQVAADAPPSYSSIAEENAAYFDCKENGGFPNPPSYNVATTLPSYDEAERTKAEALVPLVAGRDEDFVARDDFEDADQLRIGNDGIFMLTFFMAFLFNWIGFFLSFCLTTSAAGRYGAISGFGLSLIKWILIVRFSTYFPGYFDGQYWLWWVFLVLGFLLFLRGSINYAKIRKMADSFSSLPRTRVLFIY, encoded by the exons ATGGCTGAGCCGTGTGCTAGATATCAGCAG CTGCCCAATGAAGAGGAGCCAGAGGAGGCTCTCCAGGTGGCTGCTGATGCCCCACCCTCTTACAGCAGCATTGCAGAAGAAAATGCAG CTTATTTTGACTGCAAAGAAAATGGGGGTTTCCCCAATCCACCATCATACAACGTGGCCACAACGCTCCCTTCCTATGACGAGGCAGAGAGAACCAAGGCTGAAGCCCTTGTTCCCTTGGTAGCTGGAAGG GATGAAGACTTTGTAGCCAGGGACGACTTTGAGGATGCAGACCAGCTGCGGATAGGGAACGATGGCATTTTCATGTTGACCTTTTTTA TGGCATTCCTTTTCAACTGGATCGGCTTcttcctgtccttctgtctgacCACGTCGGCAGCAGGCCGCTACGGGGCCATCTCTGGCTTCGGCCTGTCACTCATCAAGTGGATCCTCATTGTCCGG TTCTCCACCTATTTCCCTGGGTACTTTGATGGGCAGTACTGGCTGTGGTGGGTGTTCCTGGTATTGG GATTCTTGCTCTTCCTCAGAGGATCCATCAACTACGCCAAGATCCGTAAAATGGCAGACTCCTTTTCTAGTCTCCCGCGAACCAGAGTCCTTTTCATCTACTAA
- the endou2 gene encoding uridylate-specific endoribonuclease B, with the protein MIEADRELSAMVQDIWDKDVNRLKPGTDYRISLQGKAGLVNADMNDDMNDDNDGAGYPLFSFVDERIFKKESFLAFISLLDNYESDTGEPEIVTPEEEAENHKFLDCMLRTPTMKIAHKYLVEKQLSPEGLPEFKKQLYRIWFELYARRGASKPDSSGFEHVFVGETRGGRTVIGFHNWIQLYLQEKLGHIDYKGYSVNANSPQPDENKHILALQFSWKNGIKPKGSIFVGVSPEFEFALYTLCFLVSPNERVKVFFSIYEVDIVCHHYNQKHIGTTYPVLVKYQNEPKKQ; encoded by the exons ATGATTGAAGCTGACCGAGAGCTATCAGCCATGGTGCAGGATATATGGGATAAAGATGTCAACAGACTGAAACCAGGGACAGACTACCGGATCTCTCTGCAG GGGAAAGCTGGGCTTGTGAATGCTGACATGAATGATGACATGAATGATGACAATGATGGAGCCGGATATCCTCTGTTCTCATTTGTCGATGAACGCATTTTCAAAAAGGAGTCTTTCTTAG CCTTTATCTCTCTACTGGATAACTATGAAAGTGATACGGGTGAGCCTGAGATTGTAACCCCAGAGGAGGAAGCAGAAAACCACAAGTTTCTGGACTGCATGCTTCGAACGCCCACCATGAAG ATTGCACATAAGTACCTAGTAGAGAAACAGCTCTCCCCAGAGGGATTACCGGAATTCAAGAAGCAGCTCTACCGTATCTGGTTTGAGCTGTACGCCAGACGAGGAGCTAGCAA GCCAGACTCCTCAGGGTTTGAGCATGTCTTTGTCGGAGAGACCAGAGGGGGCCGCACAGTCATCGGCTTTCATAACTGGATTCAGTTGTATTTGCAAGAAAAGCTGGGACACATTGATTACAAAGGCTACAGTGTGAACGCAAATTCCCCCCAG CCTGACGAGAACAAGCATATCCTGGCACTACAGTTCAGTTGGAAGAATGGAATTAAACCCAAAGGCAGCATCTTCGTTGGTGTCAGTCCTGAATTTGAGTTTGCCCTTTATACCCTGTGTTTCCTGGTCTCACCCAATGAGCGTGTCAAAGTGTTCTTCAGTATCTATGAGGTGGATATTGTCTGTCACCACTACAACCAGAAGCATATTGGCACAACTTACCCTGTTCTTGTGAAATATCAAAATGAaccaaaaaaacaataa